The Odocoileus virginianus isolate 20LAN1187 ecotype Illinois chromosome 2, Ovbor_1.2, whole genome shotgun sequence genomic interval CATGCGCAAGTAAGCCCCCACCCTGGCCGGGGAACCGCTGTGGGTGGGGCGGAGGGGGCGTGGCCTCTCCAGGCCTTGTGGGGCGGAGCCAGGGTGAGACTTCAGACTGACTGTGAGGGGGGCTTACCTGGGAGAGTTCGGGACAGTCCcgagagggggtgggaggagctggCCAGGGGCAGGGAGAGTTTGGGCTAGCTGCAGTTGCGGTGGAGTCCTTGGCTGATCGCAGGGGAGCTGCTGAGGGGCCAACCCTCGTCTCCTCCATTGACTGGCCTTTGGATACATGCTGGTCATTGGATATGGGCTGCCCCTGGGGAGGGCGAAACTGAACCGGTTCTTTTTGGTGAGGGGCGGTTCCTGGTGAGGGGCTTGACTGTGAGCTCTAAGTGACGGGGAGGTCTAGGCGGCAGACCACAGTACCCGCTACACAAGAGAGGCAGGTCCGGTGGGGATGCGGGAGTGGTCCAGGCCCGTGCGGGCTCAGGCGGGGCCCCTCCATGTGTCTCACGGCAGGAAGCAGATCGACGTGGCCATCAAAGTGCTGAAACAGAGTACGGAGAAGGCGGACAAGGACGAGATGATGCGGGAGGCACAGATCATGCACCAGCTGGACAACCCCTACATCGTGCGGCTCATTGGGGTCTGCCAGGCCGAGGCCCTCATGCTGGTCATGGAGATGGCCGGCGGCGGTCCCCTGCACAAGTTCCTGGCCGGGAGGAAGTGAGCCCCTGGGCTGGCGGGGCGTCTGGGACTGGGGGCTGGGCCTGTGCACCCAGAGGTGTGCGCCACGCTCATTTCCCCATGTTTGTAGACACATTTACACCTGCCGCCCACACTTACACCCCTGGCAGATCTGATCGCAGGTTTGAGTTTCAGCTGTCACTAACTCTTGTGACACCAGGCGGGTCTCTTAATTcgtctgtgtctcagtttcttcatttgaaaaactGCAATGCCCCCTTCAGGGGCCCTTGAAGTCAGATGAGCTGATATTTATAAAGTGCTCAGAACAGGGCCTAGCACTGCTTGTCGGAGCTTTGTAAGTACTAGCTCTGTTGCTTCTGCCACCCCAGCTCTCCCTGCCAATTCAAGATCCCCTGTGATGGTTGATTGTCTTTGACCTAAAGCAGGGTCAGAAAACTGCAGCCAGGGTTGTTTTCTATAGCCTGGTTTTGCATCTTCAAaggtctccaaaaaaaaaaaaaaaaaaaggactatgtAACAGAGACCATGTGTGCCCTGCAAAGGCTGAAATacttactctctggccctttagagaaaaaaatttggcCGACTTCTAATACAAAGAAATTGCAGTTTCATTTGGTTTCTTCATGCCTCAAACTCTTATCCTCATGACAGAATCTTTTACGTTCATGGAGGCATGTGACCTTGAACCCGAGCTCTCACTGGAGCACGTGCCTTCACGGGTCCCAGCTCAGGCACTCAGTTATTCCACAGGTGTTTCCTGGGCAGTTTCTCTGTTGGGGACTATTACCAATACTTGGGATTATCACTGGAGAGAGAGACAAAGCTCTTTGCCCTTATTCTGGTTGAGGAAGAGAGGccttaataataattataataaagtaTATAATGTCAGGCTGGGAGGTGAGAAGTGAGAATGTGAGGTTTCTGCAAACTGAGGGAGGCAGCCAGGTGCAGCTGTAGGGAAGAGTGGGCGGCTGGTGCGAAGCCCTGAGGTGCCTGGAGTGGTGGAGGAGCCCTGAATTAGGGCCCTGAGTGCAGGAGGGCGGGGAGGTGATACGGGCAGGGGTGTGACAAGGTGGGTGACGCATGACCTTGTCGGCTCTGGGGAGGACTTGGACATTTACGCTGAGTGAGGTGGGAGCTGTGGGGGCTGTGAGCAGAGGAGAGCAGGGCCTGAGGCCGGTGTGTGAAGGACAGGCTGGGGCGGGTGAGGACAGAGCTGGCTGTTCAGGTCTCGGCTAGTGATGATGGGGGCCGGTCCAGGGTGGCAGAAGCAGACATGGAGAGAAGTTGGGGGACACTGGAGGAATTCTGAAGGCAGAGCTGCCAGGGTTTGCTGATGGATTGACTATTGCGTGTGAAAAAGAGGAGCTGAGGGCAAGGCTTGAGTACATGACAAGATGaaaggggagtgtgtgtgtgtgtgtgtgtgtgtgcgcgcgtgcacctGTGGACAATCAGGAGCTTGACTTCATGATCTTAGAGATGCCCAGGAGACTTCCTGAGGGCACACAGGGGATGCATTAAGTTTGGGGATCATGGTGGGTAGAATTTAAAGCCTGAATGAGGGCAGAAGtttgtgtctgttttgttcacacaCTGGGTGTGTCCCCACCGCATGCCTAGCACACAGCAGGTGCACAATAAGCACAGAGGCTCAGTTGGATCAGACTGGGGCTTTGCCCCCTTGGGGACTTGGGCATCCTGTCCCAGCTGCTCCCTTCTTCCCCCTCACCCTAGGGAGGAGATCCCCGTCAGCAACGTGGCGGAGCTGCTGCACCAGGTGTCTATGGGGATGAAGTACCTGGAAGAGAAAAACTTTGTGCATCGTGACCTGGCGGCCCGCAACGTCCTCCTGGTCAACCGGCACTACGCCAAGATCAGCGACTTCGGGCTCTCCAAGGCCCTGGGTGCCGACGACAGCTACTACACCGTGAGCCCCTGGCCCTGGGATGCCCAGACGGGGGAGGGTTCCTGAGCCCTGTCTCAGCATTATCTCCCGCCCCCCAGGCCCGCTCAGCCGGGAAGTGGCCGCTCAAGTGGTATGCGCCTGAGTGCATCAACTTCCGCAAGTTCTCCAGCCGCAGTGACGTCTGGAGCTATGGAGTCACCATGTGGGAGGCCTTCTCCTACGGGCAGAAGCCCTACAAGGCAGGCGTGGGCAGAGGCGGgtggtgggctgggggagggagcccTGATTACTCACACGTGCACTTGACTTTGGCTTGAGCAGAAGATGAAGGGCCCGGAGGTCATGGCTTTCATCGAGCAGGGCAAGCGGATGGAGTGCCCACCAGAGTGTCCCCCTGAGATGTACAAGCTCATGAGCGATTGCTGGACCTACAAGTGAGTGCCAGCGGGTGGGAGGGTACCTGGCTGAATTGACACCTGGGACTGGGGCAGGAGGTTGTGGTGTCCAACAGTCAAACATCACTCTTCCCACCCAAAGACCCACGCAATTCATGGCCTTTCCAACCCACAGTACCTTGACTCCCCTGCGTCTGTGCTCAGCTCTTCAACACATTGGCCCTACAATGCTCTAGCACCCCAACACCCTACCTGTGGACACCCAGGGCCCCAGCATCTAAAACCTCAGTCCCCCTCAGCCAGCACTCAAGCAATCCTGCAAGATTCAAACAAGTCAGTACTGTTACCCAAAATATGACCAGTACTCAGGGCCTGGggtgatattccactgtatatcccCATCCACTTTTCCCCATCAGCCAACACCTAGTTGCCCATCAAGGCAACATTGAAGCCCCCAAATATTCAATATCCCCCACCTTCATGTACTTGAAGTCCAGTGCTTGAACACCTAACCCCTAACACCATCAGTATCTACACTTCCAAGTACAGGTAACATGCACCCAAACAAGGTGTCACCCTTCACTAATCATGCAATGCTTAGGCATTCCAGTATTTGATCCCTTTACTGCCTCAATGTCAATTATTCCACTGGAATAATTACACCTGTCACACTGATACCCAGACATCCAAGCAATCCAATAAATAGACACCCTGTTTATGTTGGgtgatggtaagggacagggaaacctggcgtgctgcagtccatggggttgcaaagagttggacaggattgtgggactgaacaacaaatttatgataaattaataagaaatgaTCAGATCATTCCTACTCCAATATATATTAAGCCAGCCTCTATCAGGAAACGCTCAATATACCAACACCTCAATATCCAGAGACTAGAGTCTAATACTCCAACACAGTTCATGGATACTTCACACACGGTACCATTAATACCTGGAATCTCCACTAGATGAACCCatccccctcctcaccccagtACTGTTCCATCCCGGGCAGCATACTTGCATCCATGTGAGCCCACAGCTAGCACCCAAGTACCCTGCCCAAATACCCATGCTCAGTACTTCAGCACTCAGGGTCCCAGCTCCCTGGAGTCAAGCTGTCACCCCAACCCTCAGTGACCTCTCCAGTCTAAGTCTTCAGCAGTGACCTCTAAGTGACCTCTCCAGTTTAAGTCTTCAGCAGTCAGGACTCAGTATACGCTTCCTGTCGATCCTGAATGTCGGCCCTTCTCTTACGCCAGAGGGCAACCCCTGCATTGCAGTTGTCTTACACGCAGGAGATTCTCCCACCCCATCACCCACTAACCCCTGCCCCACTGCTTTCTGAGCCTCGTGCATGCCCACCCACTAGCTGCAGTTGGGTTCTGGGGGTGTGGTCAGCCTCCTGGATCTCCACTACCCCTCGCAGGTGGGAGGACCGCCCGGACTTCGCCGCAGTTGAACAGCGCATGCGCACCTACTACTACAGCTTGGCGAGCaaggcggaggagcctggcgctTGTGCAAATGGGGTTGAGGCTGCGTGTCCCTGAGCTCCACCCGGCCCAGGGCCTGAGGCCCCCACGCCCCCAGCTTTTCCTCCTGTGCCCTCAGCTCTCTCCCGGGACTTCCAGGCTGGGCCCGGCCCAGTTTCTCTCTGGCCCAcactggtctggtattcccagcctGGTCACCTGGCCCCTCTGGCTGGAGGAGGAAGCAAGACCTGAAGAAGATAGTCCTGGACTGGAAGCTACAGGGGAGCCCTGAGCTGAGGGGGGGTTGCTTACAGCTGGGACCCTCCTTCCTCTGGGTCCAGAAAGGCAGACTCTGGGAATCATCAGGCTGTGAGACCTGGAATCATTGGATAAATTCCAGCCTCTCCCTTGTTTGGGATCCCTCATCtttctggggtggggctgggaggaccAGGAAAGGGTCAATGCACTGGGTCCATGAGAAGTGCCTGAAGCAGCTGTTTTTGTGTGGGTCTGGGGGCTGCTTTTCCCACCCCTCTGCCCTGGGAACATGTTCCTGTGAGTCGGGGGTCTGTGGGAGGTGAGCCTGGGGCCTGAGGGGCCAGGGTCACTGCTGACCCCAGCTGCCAGACCTTTGTGGACGGCGTGAAATAGGTGCTGCCCATGTTCACTGCGTGTGAGCCATCACCTGCAGAGACTTAAACACCCTGCTGGCACCTCCCCTCAGCCACGCCCCAACTTGTGCTTTTAAAGTCTCTTCAGGTGATTCCAGCATTCTGTCCCACCTACTCAGCTGCCTCCCCCTCTTCCCTGGGCCCAGGCAGTCACAGCTGGGAATCTTTATCAACCTGATGCCCCGTTGCGGACTCTGTCCCGGCTCAATCCCGCTCCAGAGAAGACCTGTCCAGGCCCTCGCTGCCTCAGCTTCCCCGCCTGGAGATTTGGGGTGCTGGAGCTCAGAAACTAACCGGGTGGGTGAAACAGAGCCAGGTCCCTGCCTCTTTTCTGGACTCACTCCCCCTTCCTCAACTGCAGTTAACCCCATGCTCAGTTCCCTGGCCTCAAAGAGCCGAGGGCTCCAGGGCGGCCATGAATCCCCCTTGAAACCAGGGAGATGCCAGGAGATTTTCTGCAGCTTCGGGGAAGgtagattttctttctgtttgtttgtggAGCTCTAGAAAGTCAGAGGCTCTTTCGTAGAACTATAGGGTGCGGGTGGGGGGACAGGGGCTTTCGGGATTGTGTGGAGGCTGAGCACGAGACCTGGGTGGGGATACATTATTTGGTAAATGTACATATTAGTCAGTTTGTGTTACTGACTTTAACaccattaaaatgcaaaaattgttttttaacttttcaagtgAATGAACAAATCAAGAAAAGGTACATCAATAGTACTGTTTTGTGGCTTCCCAAGTTGTACTGTTTGCaggtattttagttttattaaaccACTTGTTATTCCTGGATAATTATTTACATTGTGACATAAAGTATTATATCACAATGGAAAACATTTTCGCTGTCTGCATTTCTTTTATGGGCGTTACTATTATTGTTTCATGTTATAATTATTGCTGAAAATACTTTATGGGGAGGAGGTGTTTAAAGTGATCGCTCTGGGTGTCAAATACACTGGAGAAAGCTgatgtcattcagttgctaagtcgtgtctgactctttgcgaccgcatggactgcagcaggccatctgtccttcactattttacagagattgctcaaactcatgtgcattgagtgggtgatgctggAGAAGCTTGCACTAAATGACCATTGGGGCCAGTGACAGAGGGTGCAGTTTCAAAAAGATACCACGAGATGGCGGTGTTCCCCACGCCGCGGTGGCTCAGCTTCTGAAACCCGGCTCCTGCCTGCTGCCCCGTTTGAGCTACCTTTTTGCCCGGAGCAGAACCCACGACTCCCCCCAGGCCTCACAGCCCCTAGTCCTGTGCCCTGCAATCCATTCACTCCACAGCCATTTGAAGAATCTTTCCTGTGAGCAGCTCTGACCTCTTCCAGGGTTCCCCAAACATATTCATGTTAATGCtgacctctgggcctttgcagtTCCTATTCCTTGTGCCTGAATGGTTTTCACTATTTTACTAATGTCCACAAAACTCGTACTGCATTTAAAATATGAGTAAGTTACTGGGGGAGGTTACTTAATCTGTGCCTCTGGTTTGGCCAGAAAGAGAAGGTAAATCCAGGTTGAAGAATTAGAAAACCTGAAAGGCAGTGGGGAGACACACAGGGTGTTTGAGCAGGGCAGAGTCCTGGGAAGTAAAGGAGAAaggcctcccctccctccagcccttcAGGTGTAGGGCGCTCTGGCTTTGGCCAACCCAGGCCTCTTCTGTGGGTCCACCCGTGTCTGGCCCAGAGGGTCTTCCTCTCTCTTTGCTTTCCCCAGTGGGGCTGTTGCCCTCTGGTGACCTCCTCTGAGCCTGAGTCGGCCTCTGGTCCCTGGAAGACACCCGGTGTGTGTGCGGGGTCGGTCCCGGTGGGGAAGCTGCCAGCTGCAGGTGGGACCTGGCTGTCACCTTTCTGGAAGTGTGGTGACTCCCTCCAGTACAGAGGAGCTCGGAGGCCCCAAGAGGCTCACAGGATTCAGCGAGACACAGCTGGGAGCGAAGTCCCATGTGTAGGCACGGACCTGGCTGAGCCCGCTGGCATTCTGGGGGCGCAGGATGTTCTTGGG includes:
- the ZAP70 gene encoding tyrosine-protein kinase ZAP-70 isoform X2, which encodes MPWYHSSLTREEAERKLYSGSQTDGKFLLRPRKEPGTYALSLIYGKTVYHYLISQDKAGKYCIPEGTKFDTLWQLVEYLKLKADGLIYCLKEACPNSSASPGAAAPTLPAHPSTFTQRRIDTLNSDGYTPEPARLVSSEKPRTMPMDTSVYESPYSDPEELKNKKLFLKRENLLMADIELGCGNFGSVRQGVYRMRKKQIDVAIKVLKQSTEKADKDEMMREAQIMHQLDNPYIVRLIGVCQAEALMLVMEMAGGGPLHKFLAGRKEEIPVSNVAELLHQVSMGMKYLEEKNFVHRDLAARNVLLVNRHYAKISDFGLSKALGADDSYYTARSAGKWPLKWYAPECINFRKFSSRSDVWSYGVTMWEAFSYGQKPYKKMKGPEVMAFIEQGKRMECPPECPPEMYKLMSDCWTYKWEDRPDFAAVEQRMRTYYYSLASKAEEPGACANGVEAACP